A window of the Methanoregula sp. genome harbors these coding sequences:
- a CDS encoding AAA family ATPase — protein sequence MYLSELKIWNFRKYGMVGDQFEGSSPGISIEFHDGMNVLIGENDSGKSSIIDAIRYTLGTQSGEYTRIDETDFHVVEKTRALELRIECIFRGLTEIESGKFLEWLENEDLGGEPAFILKVNLNAWIKGNRIFSSVRAGSDTDGSQIEGEAKALLRTTYLKPLRDAEAELIPGRRSRFAQILKAHSLFQKEADSDHDLEVIFNDANQKIEEYFKIKPDDAGASKLMKSLNNYVEAFFPQGDDHNPSVTISGGDLFDILQRLTLSLDTNPSGLGASNLLFMATELLLLQSENNIGLKLALIEELEAHLHPQAQLRLIHFLGGKADKGQIILTTHSTTLGSSIPLENLIICKKDRIFPMGKKFTKLDPKNYDFLYRFLDATKANLFFARGILIVEGDAENLLIPTIAKIIDRPLHRYGISIVNVGSTAFSHYVKIFHRENNESMGFKVALITDMDIKPLEFNDDSELKQTEKEIADNKIKRVSSLAHLKNSEVEVFVSPNWTLEYEIAMSSFKTDFYQSLLWAEKIGNSKDGIPLESLKESVKTKVGTDIAEWERSLSRDTRKRERIAYAVYKKYMLDKKVSKAITAQVFAQSLEEKNNSSAPGSVKTSLQSEKTLEYILNAIYHVTECRET from the coding sequence ATGTATCTCTCCGAGCTAAAAATTTGGAATTTTCGAAAATATGGAATGGTTGGAGATCAATTTGAAGGATCTTCACCCGGGATTTCGATTGAGTTCCATGATGGAATGAATGTCCTTATCGGAGAGAATGATTCTGGAAAATCTTCGATTATCGATGCAATCCGTTACACATTAGGTACCCAGAGCGGAGAGTACACTCGTATTGATGAAACTGATTTTCATGTTGTAGAAAAAACGAGAGCGCTAGAGTTGCGGATAGAATGTATATTTCGTGGTCTTACAGAAATTGAATCAGGAAAATTTCTTGAATGGCTTGAAAATGAGGATCTTGGGGGAGAGCCTGCATTTATTTTAAAGGTGAATTTGAATGCATGGATCAAAGGAAATAGAATTTTTTCCAGTGTAAGAGCGGGTTCTGATACGGACGGCTCACAAATTGAAGGGGAAGCGAAAGCTCTTCTCCGGACGACATATCTTAAACCTCTTCGAGATGCTGAAGCTGAACTAATACCTGGGCGACGTTCAAGGTTTGCTCAAATCCTTAAAGCACATTCTCTGTTTCAAAAAGAGGCTGACAGTGATCATGACTTAGAGGTCATTTTTAATGATGCTAATCAAAAAATCGAAGAATATTTTAAAATCAAACCCGATGATGCAGGCGCCAGCAAGTTAATGAAATCACTTAATAATTATGTTGAAGCATTTTTTCCGCAAGGTGATGATCATAACCCCTCCGTAACCATTTCTGGTGGAGATTTATTCGACATCCTTCAACGTCTTACGCTTTCATTAGATACAAACCCATCCGGTCTTGGGGCGTCGAATCTTTTGTTTATGGCGACGGAACTTTTACTTTTGCAATCTGAAAATAATATTGGGTTAAAACTCGCCTTGATAGAAGAGTTAGAAGCTCATTTACATCCTCAGGCACAACTTCGTCTAATCCACTTTCTCGGAGGAAAAGCAGACAAAGGGCAAATTATACTTACCACACATAGTACGACACTTGGATCGAGTATCCCTCTTGAAAACCTTATCATTTGTAAAAAGGATAGAATCTTTCCAATGGGAAAAAAATTCACGAAACTTGACCCAAAAAATTATGATTTTCTCTACAGGTTTTTGGATGCAACCAAGGCTAACCTCTTTTTTGCACGGGGAATTTTAATCGTAGAAGGTGACGCTGAAAATCTCTTGATCCCAACAATAGCAAAAATTATCGATAGGCCCCTGCATCGTTACGGTATCTCGATTGTTAATGTTGGTAGTACAGCATTTTCACACTACGTGAAAATTTTTCATCGTGAGAATAATGAATCGATGGGATTTAAGGTAGCTTTGATCACCGATATGGATATAAAACCATTAGAATTCAACGATGATTCCGAATTGAAACAAACCGAAAAGGAAATTGCTGATAATAAAATTAAAAGGGTTTCCTCACTTGCCCATCTAAAGAATTCAGAGGTTGAAGTTTTCGTTTCTCCTAATTGGACTTTGGAATATGAAATTGCAATGTCGTCATTTAAAACTGATTTCTATCAATCTTTACTTTGGGCTGAAAAAATCGGGAATTCAAAAGATGGTATTCCCCTTGAATCTTTGAAAGAATCTGTCAAAACAAAGGTAGGTACTGATATTGCTGAATGGGAACGGTCTTTGAGTAGAGATACTAGAAAACGGGAGAGAATTGCATACGCAGTATATAAAAAATACATGTTGGACAAAAAAGTCTCTAAAGCAATAACTGCGCAGGTATTCGCACAATCTTTGGAAGAAAAAAATAATTCTTCAGCTCCAGGTTCAGTAAAAACAAGTCTACAATCGGAAAAAACCTTAGAGTATATACTA
- a CDS encoding DEAD/DEAH box helicase family protein, whose amino-acid sequence MNIQMPQIVIENPVINSPFTEPDKHFRFTNEGITDEVITGRRASSRFVPIAQPKKKGKQLTFDTEWTQDRIEENAMVNRIRERISLWRNGGYAGVTSTTRRLLDYWTSAEREKKFFFCQIEALETAIYMTETASRYGDSWMEAMLQEANESSNPGLPRIAFKMATGTGKTVVMGMLIAWQALNKLENPQDVRFTNSFLIITPGITIRDRLRVLLPNDPENYYRQRDIIPTDQLQKLGQAKIIITNFHTFLPREKIKAGKLTKSLLADGKNGVFTETPDQVVRRVCREFGTKKNIIVINDEAHHCYWKKAEGETEKVTGDERKEVESRDKDARIWISGIESVKAKIGVKNIFDLSATPFFLKGSGWSEGTLFPWVVSDFSLIDAIEAGIVKVPRVPVADDSMAGALPTYRNIWMRIRDELPKKGRRTDAIIGEPVLPKELEGALHSLYSNYEKYYRLWEENVEAQAKGRTPPVFIVVCNNTNVSKLVFDHIAGWEKKIGEATVVQAGALPIFRNDDEHGGWLSRPNTILVDSEQLESGESMSEEFKKIASREIEEFKAEYRVRFPGRDTDKLTDEDILREVMNTVGKQGKLGEHVKCVVSVSMLTEGWDAQTVTHVLGVRAFGTQLLCEQVVGRALRRMSYATNEKGMFTPEYAEVYGIPFSFIPCSGSTTAPELGPTPTRVRALDERISCEITFPRLRGYRYELGSEQLTATFSEDSRMALSTADIPTKTENAPVVGESSFHTLDDLKRRRPNEVAFLLAKVTLEKYFRDEDGNDKPWLFPQLLGITKRWLEECVDYKDNAFVQLLWFTQSANTAADRIYHSIVQSATGNPRLTPILQPYDTLGTTRFVDFDTIRGTFQTRADKCNVNYVVGDTQDWEQKTAMALEDMDEMIRYVKNDHLGFTIPYTFEGEEHQYIPDFIAVMDDGHGIDNPLNLIVEVTGERKPEKAAKVSTAKTLWVPAVNNHGGFGRWAFFEVTDPHNVKNSIRGYLKTRVSE is encoded by the coding sequence TTGAATATTCAAATGCCTCAAATCGTTATTGAAAACCCTGTAATCAATTCTCCTTTCACCGAACCGGACAAACATTTCCGATTCACTAATGAAGGAATTACTGATGAAGTAATTACCGGTAGGCGAGCGAGTTCCCGGTTTGTACCTATTGCCCAGCCTAAGAAGAAAGGCAAGCAACTCACCTTTGATACCGAATGGACGCAGGATCGGATTGAGGAAAACGCGATGGTTAACCGGATCCGTGAACGGATCTCGCTCTGGCGTAATGGGGGCTATGCCGGTGTTACGTCAACAACACGGAGACTTCTCGATTACTGGACGAGTGCCGAACGCGAGAAGAAATTCTTTTTCTGCCAAATCGAGGCACTGGAGACAGCGATCTACATGACGGAAACCGCATCCCGCTATGGAGACAGCTGGATGGAGGCTATGCTCCAGGAGGCTAATGAGAGCTCGAATCCAGGTCTGCCCCGGATTGCATTCAAAATGGCAACAGGCACCGGCAAGACCGTGGTCATGGGGATGCTGATTGCATGGCAGGCACTCAATAAACTTGAAAATCCGCAGGATGTCCGGTTTACTAATTCGTTCCTCATCATCACCCCGGGGATCACCATACGGGATCGTCTTCGCGTGCTGCTCCCGAACGATCCAGAGAATTATTACCGGCAGCGGGACATCATTCCTACCGATCAACTCCAGAAACTCGGGCAGGCGAAGATTATTATCACAAATTTCCACACGTTCCTGCCCCGCGAGAAGATCAAAGCGGGGAAACTGACAAAATCCCTCTTGGCTGACGGGAAGAACGGGGTATTTACCGAAACTCCCGATCAGGTTGTGCGACGTGTTTGCCGCGAGTTCGGCACGAAGAAGAATATCATTGTGATAAACGATGAGGCGCATCACTGTTACTGGAAGAAGGCAGAAGGAGAAACAGAGAAGGTCACGGGTGATGAACGCAAGGAGGTTGAGTCACGAGACAAGGACGCGAGGATTTGGATTTCCGGTATCGAATCGGTAAAGGCGAAGATTGGTGTGAAAAATATCTTTGACCTTTCAGCCACGCCGTTCTTCCTGAAAGGTTCAGGATGGTCGGAAGGTACGCTCTTCCCGTGGGTAGTGTCGGACTTCTCATTGATCGATGCGATTGAAGCCGGGATCGTGAAAGTCCCACGTGTGCCGGTGGCCGACGATTCTATGGCCGGTGCATTGCCCACATACCGGAATATCTGGATGCGGATCCGGGACGAACTCCCGAAGAAAGGGCGCAGGACCGATGCGATAATAGGTGAGCCGGTGTTGCCAAAGGAACTGGAAGGGGCCCTGCACAGCCTGTACAGCAACTATGAGAAATATTACCGGTTATGGGAGGAGAATGTCGAGGCACAGGCCAAAGGCCGGACTCCCCCGGTGTTCATTGTGGTCTGCAACAATACGAACGTGTCCAAACTGGTGTTCGATCATATTGCCGGCTGGGAGAAGAAGATTGGCGAGGCAACGGTGGTTCAGGCCGGGGCTTTGCCGATCTTCCGGAACGATGATGAGCATGGAGGATGGCTTTCGCGCCCGAATACGATTCTGGTGGACAGTGAACAGCTGGAGTCCGGGGAGTCGATGAGCGAGGAATTCAAGAAGATTGCATCCCGTGAGATCGAGGAGTTCAAGGCGGAATACCGGGTCCGCTTCCCGGGCCGGGATACCGACAAACTGACCGATGAGGATATCCTACGCGAAGTGATGAATACGGTGGGGAAACAGGGAAAACTCGGTGAGCATGTCAAATGTGTGGTGAGTGTCTCGATGCTGACGGAAGGCTGGGATGCGCAGACGGTGACGCACGTTCTCGGTGTCCGTGCGTTCGGGACTCAGTTGTTGTGCGAGCAGGTGGTCGGGCGTGCGCTGCGCCGGATGAGTTACGCGACGAACGAGAAGGGGATGTTCACACCGGAATATGCAGAAGTGTATGGTATCCCGTTCTCATTCATCCCGTGCAGCGGTTCGACCACAGCACCGGAACTGGGGCCAACACCGACGCGTGTGCGGGCGCTGGATGAGCGGATCTCCTGCGAGATCACATTTCCCCGGCTGCGGGGCTATCGGTACGAGCTCGGGAGCGAGCAGCTAACGGCAACATTTTCGGAAGATTCCCGGATGGCGCTGAGCACGGCTGATATTCCGACTAAGACGGAGAATGCGCCGGTTGTGGGGGAGAGTAGTTTTCACACGTTGGATGACCTGAAGCGCCGGCGCCCGAATGAGGTTGCATTCCTGCTGGCAAAGGTGACCCTGGAGAAATATTTCCGGGATGAAGACGGGAACGACAAGCCGTGGCTGTTCCCGCAGCTGCTCGGGATTACCAAACGATGGCTGGAGGAGTGCGTAGATTACAAGGATAACGCATTCGTACAGCTGCTCTGGTTCACTCAATCAGCGAATACTGCCGCCGACCGGATCTATCATTCAATCGTGCAGTCCGCTACCGGAAACCCGCGATTGACGCCTATCCTTCAGCCATACGATACACTGGGGACAACCCGGTTTGTGGATTTCGATACGATTCGCGGGACCTTCCAGACCCGGGCTGATAAGTGCAACGTGAACTATGTTGTCGGGGACACGCAGGATTGGGAGCAGAAGACGGCGATGGCGCTTGAGGATATGGACGAGATGATCCGGTACGTGAAGAACGATCATCTCGGATTTACGATTCCTTATACCTTCGAAGGTGAGGAGCACCAGTATATACCGGATTTTATCGCGGTGATGGATGACGGACATGGCATTGATAACCCGCTCAACCTGATCGTTGAAGTGACGGGGGAGCGGAAACCGGAGAAGGCGGCGAAGGTCAGTACCGCTAAGACGCTCTGGGTTCCTGCGGTGAACAACCACGGCGGGTTCGGGCGCTGGGCGTTCTTTGAAGTGACGGACCCGCACAATGTGAAGAATTCGATCAGGGGATACCTGAAGACGAGAGTTTCGGAGTGA
- a CDS encoding Shedu anti-phage system protein SduA domain-containing protein: protein MTNDLIEIQISSPTWGNLNGHRIYVTLQINQKLTEEQIRGESAINLFKTGKLLKGFKHLVEAINFQNPENKIILTTELSHKVDNTYFINYNDYRKAATKSFFPLYREIGIKNAKLFLSGTFPESFNSSSLPDPEIPPKLFERSFNRSIQGFLKNSKNRGNLYDQTSKGIKKLRETRKKLKEEIKSLEELRKESNIAVFQIKIDDFVERLKKRYPETSGDSSWQKWIYANTWLFGVKYQAIFEKEKVGFDNLPDFLFLTHDGFLDILEIKLPQHDVIDEDSSHHGSYKWTSKSAEAIGQAVNYLHEMELNQLQIQQKIREEYHIDVFTIKPRAFILIGNSEDWEEKKIKALRKLNYSLHGIEVLSYSDLKSRGQNIIKLFNELGESKNLN, encoded by the coding sequence ATGACAAATGATTTAATTGAAATTCAAATTTCAAGTCCCACATGGGGAAATCTTAATGGACATCGAATCTATGTCACCCTGCAAATAAATCAAAAACTGACCGAGGAACAGATTCGTGGTGAATCTGCTATTAACCTTTTTAAAACCGGGAAACTTTTAAAGGGATTCAAACACCTTGTTGAAGCCATCAATTTTCAGAATCCTGAAAATAAAATTATCCTTACTACTGAACTCTCGCATAAAGTGGACAATACTTACTTCATCAATTATAATGACTATCGAAAAGCTGCGACTAAATCTTTCTTTCCTTTGTATCGAGAAATAGGAATAAAAAATGCAAAGCTATTCCTTTCCGGGACCTTTCCAGAATCGTTTAATTCTTCATCATTACCAGATCCTGAAATCCCTCCAAAACTTTTTGAGAGATCATTCAATCGATCAATCCAAGGGTTTTTGAAAAACTCAAAGAATCGTGGAAATTTATATGATCAGACTTCAAAGGGGATAAAAAAATTAAGGGAAACGCGAAAAAAACTCAAAGAAGAAATAAAAAGTCTGGAAGAATTAAGGAAAGAATCGAATATTGCCGTTTTTCAGATTAAGATTGATGATTTTGTTGAAAGATTAAAGAAAAGATATCCTGAAACATCCGGTGATAGCTCATGGCAAAAATGGATCTATGCTAATACGTGGTTATTCGGGGTAAAGTACCAGGCAATTTTTGAAAAAGAAAAAGTCGGTTTTGATAATTTACCCGATTTTCTTTTCCTAACCCACGATGGATTTTTGGATATCCTCGAAATCAAACTCCCTCAACATGATGTAATTGATGAAGATTCCTCGCACCACGGATCCTACAAATGGACATCAAAAAGTGCTGAGGCAATTGGACAGGCTGTGAATTATCTGCATGAGATGGAATTGAATCAACTTCAAATTCAGCAGAAAATTCGGGAAGAATATCATATCGACGTATTTACGATCAAGCCCCGAGCATTCATCCTCATTGGGAATTCTGAAGATTGGGAAGAAAAGAAAATCAAAGCGTTACGAAAACTCAATTATTCTCTTCATGGAATTGAAGTATTGTCTTACTCGGATCTGAAATCCCGGGGTCAGAACATTATTAAATTGTTCAATGAATTGGGGGAATCAAAAAATTTAAACTGA
- a CDS encoding DNA N-6-adenine-methyltransferase, with protein sequence MTVPPALLSHESTEHYTPQYILDAVIASMGAIDLDPCSNSREIPNVPAARHYTAQENGLVQPWEGRVFLNPPFGHDVERWFSKLYLEWSAGRTTEAIVLWKSATETAAWKTLTALSCRVCFPSTRIRFVGPSGDDGPGPTFSPALFYVGGGPERFEKAFAGIGVVWVVPGK encoded by the coding sequence TTGACGGTCCCCCCGGCCCTGCTCTCGCACGAGAGCACGGAGCATTACACGCCGCAGTATATCCTCGATGCGGTGATCGCCAGCATGGGTGCGATCGATCTGGACCCGTGCAGCAACAGCCGGGAGATCCCGAACGTGCCGGCAGCGAGGCATTACACTGCTCAGGAGAACGGGCTTGTGCAGCCGTGGGAGGGTCGGGTTTTTCTCAATCCCCCTTTTGGTCATGATGTGGAGCGATGGTTCTCGAAACTTTACCTGGAGTGGTCCGCTGGCCGGACTACTGAGGCGATTGTGTTGTGGAAGTCGGCGACTGAGACCGCAGCGTGGAAGACATTGACGGCACTATCGTGTCGGGTGTGTTTTCCTTCTACAAGGATCCGGTTTGTCGGTCCTTCCGGTGATGATGGACCCGGACCGACATTTTCACCGGCGCTGTTCTATGTTGGGGGTGGACCGGAGCGGTTTGAGAAGGCGTTTGCCGGGATCGGGGTAGTGTGGGTGGTGCCGGGGAAGTGA
- a CDS encoding site-specific DNA-methyltransferase, giving the protein MARKKAVMENTPVDTIRHADKRTNIPTEELRDFVDDDERAPQIMRYPRDTSLDPQLVWKGKDEQDAQDLEVPVLPIYIQEKIHPQVIIEDFLAHSKPGGLSEALGDYQADLFSDFNGLPEDFDQRVDFYHHEQNWSNRLVLGDSLQVMTSLAEKEGLKGKVQMIYLDPPYGIKFNSNWQVSTRKRDVRDGKAEEVTRQPEQIRAFRDTWKIGIHSYLSYLRERLTSSHELLTQSGSIFIQIGDENVHLVRSLLDETFGSENFISQITVQKMAGLSSQFLKGACDFVLWYAKDITQARYHPIYQEKKLGVGHGSGARYDQLISPKKERCPIPKTTIEIDTLLQQGWKAFQATTLTTFGSGGSSFFEFKYNGQGYLPAIAKGWLTTERGLGRLSNAERIIQTGNSIRYVRKIDDFPFFEYNNIWTDIASTPDVIYVVQTSNQIIERCLLMTTDPGDIVLDPTCGSGTSAYVAEQWGRRWITIDTSRVALALARTRLMSARFPYYLLSDSPEGLAKEGEITKQRPPLYPTMYDIKKGFVYHRVPHITLKSIAHNEDIDAIYDKYQAKLEPIRASINKTAKKQWEDWEIPREAQENEKLAGLISQLWDLRQQRQKDIDVSIALRADTEMLYDLPYDDPKRVRVTGPFTVESLSPHRILPADENMDGTVSEKEAHDRQDFTTIILDNLRKSGVDNRVKNERIKFVSLDPFAGKWIHAKGTYIDAEGTTRSVGISVGPEHGTVGPLQLKEAAKEAVKGLGFDLMIVCGFAFDPHISDEIKQYGKLTVLPARMNNDLGMDELLKKTGAGNLFVVFGEPDIAIKKQPGKKIVVEIKGVDVYDPTTGAIRSNSTDDIACWFIDTDYNGESFFVRHAYFTGDKTKDPYEKLKRALKAEIDEAAWESLYRYESLPFAMPDTGKIAVKVINHYGDEVMKVYSV; this is encoded by the coding sequence ATGGCACGGAAAAAAGCAGTAATGGAGAACACACCGGTTGATACGATCCGGCACGCGGACAAGCGGACGAATATCCCCACCGAGGAACTCCGGGACTTTGTGGATGATGATGAACGAGCTCCCCAGATCATGCGATATCCCCGCGATACCTCGCTCGATCCGCAACTTGTCTGGAAGGGCAAGGACGAACAGGACGCACAGGATCTGGAAGTACCCGTGCTGCCTATCTACATCCAGGAGAAAATTCACCCGCAAGTGATCATTGAGGATTTCCTTGCCCATTCAAAACCGGGTGGGTTGAGTGAAGCACTTGGAGATTACCAAGCGGATCTCTTTTCAGATTTCAACGGGCTACCAGAAGATTTCGACCAGCGGGTAGACTTTTACCACCATGAGCAGAACTGGTCGAACCGACTGGTGCTCGGTGATTCGTTACAGGTGATGACATCGCTTGCCGAGAAGGAGGGACTGAAAGGTAAGGTCCAGATGATTTATCTTGATCCGCCGTATGGGATCAAGTTCAATAGCAATTGGCAGGTAAGCACACGGAAACGTGATGTTAGAGATGGTAAAGCAGAGGAAGTTACAAGACAGCCGGAACAGATCCGTGCATTCCGAGATACATGGAAAATTGGCATTCACAGTTATCTGTCATACCTTCGCGAACGCTTAACGAGTTCTCACGAATTGTTAACGCAATCTGGCAGTATTTTTATTCAAATTGGTGACGAGAATGTTCATCTTGTACGCTCGTTGTTAGATGAAACATTTGGAAGTGAGAACTTCATTTCCCAAATTACCGTTCAAAAGATGGCTGGATTATCCTCTCAATTTTTGAAGGGGGCGTGTGATTTTGTTTTGTGGTATGCTAAAGATATCACTCAAGCAAGATATCATCCAATATATCAAGAGAAAAAATTGGGAGTGGGTCATGGATCTGGAGCTCGGTATGACCAATTAATATCGCCGAAAAAAGAGAGATGCCCCATTCCGAAAACAACAATTGAAATTGATACGCTATTACAGCAAGGCTGGAAAGCATTTCAGGCAACAACTTTAACAACGTTTGGTTCCGGGGGTTCATCATTTTTTGAATTCAAATATAACGGACAGGGCTATCTCCCTGCGATAGCAAAAGGTTGGCTTACAACTGAAAGGGGATTAGGTCGATTATCTAACGCAGAGCGAATAATTCAAACCGGTAATTCAATTAGGTACGTAAGAAAAATTGATGATTTCCCATTTTTTGAATATAATAACATATGGACGGATATTGCGAGTACTCCTGATGTAATTTACGTTGTTCAAACATCCAATCAAATCATCGAACGTTGCCTCCTTATGACCACCGATCCCGGTGACATTGTGCTCGATCCTACCTGCGGCTCTGGCACCAGTGCCTATGTCGCCGAGCAATGGGGGCGCCGATGGATCACCATCGATACTAGCCGAGTTGCCCTCGCCCTTGCCCGTACCCGACTCATGAGCGCCCGGTTCCCATACTATCTTCTTTCCGATTCTCCAGAAGGGCTCGCCAAGGAAGGCGAGATCACCAAACAGCGCCCGCCGTTGTATCCCACTATGTACGATATTAAGAAAGGATTCGTGTACCATCGCGTTCCACACATCACGCTCAAATCAATCGCACATAATGAAGATATTGATGCCATTTACGACAAGTACCAGGCAAAACTCGAACCCATTAGGGCATCGATTAACAAGACGGCAAAGAAGCAGTGGGAAGATTGGGAAATCCCCCGCGAAGCGCAGGAGAACGAAAAACTCGCCGGGCTTATCTCGCAACTGTGGGATCTTCGGCAGCAGCGGCAGAAGGATATCGATGTCTCGATTGCGTTGCGGGCAGATACCGAGATGCTCTACGATCTACCCTACGATGATCCAAAACGGGTCCGGGTCACCGGGCCGTTTACTGTCGAGAGCCTCTCGCCGCATCGCATCCTCCCCGCTGACGAGAACATGGACGGGACAGTCAGCGAGAAAGAGGCTCACGACCGACAGGATTTCACCACCATCATCCTTGACAATCTCCGTAAGAGCGGCGTAGATAACCGGGTGAAGAACGAGCGGATCAAATTTGTATCGCTTGATCCTTTTGCCGGGAAATGGATTCATGCGAAGGGGACCTATATTGACGCAGAAGGTACCACAAGAAGCGTGGGTATCTCTGTCGGACCTGAACATGGAACTGTTGGTCCGTTGCAGCTCAAAGAGGCGGCGAAGGAAGCGGTGAAGGGGCTCGGATTTGACCTCATGATAGTCTGCGGGTTTGCCTTCGATCCGCACATCAGCGATGAGATAAAACAATACGGGAAACTCACTGTGCTTCCTGCCCGGATGAACAATGATCTCGGCATGGATGAGCTGCTCAAGAAGACCGGCGCCGGTAATTTGTTCGTAGTCTTCGGAGAGCCTGATATTGCGATCAAAAAGCAGCCGGGTAAGAAGATCGTTGTTGAGATCAAAGGTGTCGATGTCTATGATCCAACCACCGGGGCAATCCGGAGCAACTCAACCGATGATATCGCTTGCTGGTTCATCGACACCGATTACAACGGGGAGAGCTTCTTTGTCCGGCATGCGTACTTCACGGGTGATAAGACCAAAGACCCATACGAGAAACTGAAGAGGGCGCTCAAAGCGGAGATCGATGAAGCGGCATGGGAGAGTTTGTACCGGTATGAGAGCCTTCCATTCGCTATGCCGGATACCGGGAAGATTGCTGTGAAGGTGATCAACCACTACGGCGATGAAGTGATGAAGGTTTACTCAGTTTAA